TCGTAATCGAACACCTGGCCTTTTTTGTCGGCCAGCTTCAGGAAGGCGTCGTACAGGGTATCCAGGTTGTAGTCGGTCTCTTTGTAACCCATCTCTTCCATACGGTGTTTCACCGCCGCGCGGCCTGAACGTGAGGTCAGGTTGAGCTGGATTTTGTGCAGGCCGATGGATTCCGGCGTCAGGATTTCGTAGTTTTCGCGGTTTTTCAGCACGCCATCCTGATGGATACCGGAGGAGTGGGCGAAGGCGTTTGAACCGACTACCGCTTTGTTCGCCGGGATCGGCATGTTGCAGATCTGGCTGACAGTCTGACTGGTACGGTAGATTTCCTGATGTTTGATATTGGTGTGCACGTTCATGATCTGCTGGCGGGTTTTAATCGCCATGATCACTTCTTCCAGCGCACAGTTACCGGCACGTTCGCCCAGGCCATTCAGCGTACCTTCAACCTGACGCGCACCCGCCATCACGGCGGCAATGGCGTTACCGGTGGCCATACCCAGGTCATCATGGGTATGCACGGACAGAATGGCTTTATCGATGTTCGGTACGCGATTCACCAGCTGGCTGATGATGTTGGCGTACTCGTGCGGCAGGGTGTAACCCACGGTATCCGGGATATTGATGGTGGTGGCACCGGCGTTGATCGCGGCTTCCACCATACGGCACAGGTCGTCAATCGGCGTGCGGCCACCATCTTCGCAGGAGAACTCGACGTCGTTGGTGTAGTTGCGGGCGCGTTTGATCATATGCACGGCACGCTCAATCACCTCGGGCAGCGTGCTGCGCAATTTGGTGGCGATGTGCATCGGCGAAGTGGCGATGAAGGTATGGATACGGAACGCTTCAGCGACGCGCAGGGATTCGTAAGCGGCATCGATATCCTTTTCAACGCAACGTGCCAGTCCGCAGACGCGGCTGTTTTTGATGGTGCGCGCGATGGTCTGAACCGATTCAAAATCGCCCGGTGAGGAGACCGGGAAACCGACTTCCATCACGTCTACGCCCATACGTTCCAGCGCCAGGGCGATCTGCAGTTTTTCTTTAACACTCAGGCTGGCCTGTAATGCCTGCTCGCCATCACGCAGAGTGGTATCGAAAATAATAACTTGCTGGCTCATCGTAATCTTCCTTATGCATTAACTTCGCCGGTGCTACGAGCATAAAAAAACCCGCGCATGGCGCGGGTTTTTTAAACTTTCTGCAGGTTCGAATCAGTTGTCGATTCCGCCCACGAGTCTACCGCGCAATGGGGATGCGTTTAGTAGTAGACCAAGTAGACGGAAAGAACGGGACATGGATCAAACCTCGTAAATTGAGTGCTGCACATATTGATACTGAGAAAGGCCGACGATGTCAACCATAAGTGAAAGGTTATTTCCCGATGCGCTTAAGGCGGATCTGCTGTGATAATCCGCTTGTTCAGAGGAAAAACAAATATTAAGGGGGGAGGGGTTAGCTGAATCCGACTTAAAAAAAGTTTTAAAAATGAATGTTAATTTTAACGTGATGATTTTTATATGTTTTTTATAGGCGGTTTCTCTGGCAATAAGTCAGTATTCACCGGGTTGTTTAGACGATTCTCATGTGAGAAACAGATTTTAAAGATAATCACGCCAGAAATTAATTGGCGGGTAAGATTGTGGGCTGGAACGTTGCAAAATATGCATCGTATATTTCTTATAACTCGCTGGAAATAATCGCCAGGCCAGCATTATCCTCTGCCCTTCGGTGCTGGCATTAGTTTAATCCTCGCAAGCGATTATCACCCCTTAGTGCCTTTACTGCCACCATCAGCACGGTACGGCGTTGCGGCGTTTGCCTGCCGGGTTTTCTGCGGTTATGGTAATCGACCTACTCTCAAAAGAATGAACTCAAGTAGATTTCCCTGTACCTGGAAGGTGGAAATGACTTCCCTCTTCTGAGCATAAACATAAGGTTTTGATCTTAATTGGCGAATATGGGGCAGGATGCAAGTGGCGCGCCGGAAAGCGGTCGTCAGTGGATTCAGTTCCTCAAGCCTGGAGGCAGAAAATGGAGATGTTGTCAGGAGCCGAAATGGTCGTCCGTTCGTTAATCGATCAGGGCGTTAAGCAGGTATTCGGTTATCCGGGCGGAGCGGTGCTCGATATTTATGACGCTCTGCAAACGGTCGGTGGTATTGACCACGTATTAGTTCGCCATGAGCAGGGCGCTGTACATATGGCTGACGGCCTGGCGCGCGCCACCGGCGAAGTTGGCGTCGTGCTGGTGACTTCCGGCCCGGGTGCCACCAATGCCATTACCGGCATCGCGACTGCCTATATGGACTCCATCCCGATGGTGGTGCTGTCGGGTCAGGTGCCTTCTTCGCTGATCGGTTATGACGCTTTCCAGGAGTGCGACATGGTCGGGATTTCCCGTCCGGTGGTGAAGCACAGCTTCCTGGTGAAAAGCACCGAAGAAATCCCCACCGTGATCAAAAAAGCCTTCTGGCTGGCGTCCAGTGGCCGCCCGGGTCCGGTGGTCATCGATCTGCCGAAAGATATTCTTAACCCGGCCAATAAGCTGCCCTACGTCTGGCCGGAATCGGTCAGCATGCGTTCCTACAACCCGACGATTCAGGGCCACAAGGGACAGATTAAGCGCGCGTTGCAGACCCTGCTGGCGGCGCATAATCCGGTGATGTACGTGGGTGGCGGTGCCATTACCTCGGGTTGTGAAGCGGAACTGCTGCAACTGGCGGAAACGCTGAACATTCCGGTGACCACTTCCCTGATGGGATTGGGTGCCTTCCCGGGTACGCATCGTCAGTGCGTGGGTATGCTCGGCATGCACGGCACCTATGAAGCCAACATGGTCATGCACAACGCCGATCTGATTTTCGGCATCGGTGTGCGCTTCGATGACCGCACCACCAACAACCTGGCGAAATATTGTCCGAATGCCACGGTGATGCATATCGATGTTGACCCGACTTCGATCTCCAAAACCGTCGCGGCGGATATTCCTATTGTTGGCGATGCGAAACAAACGCTGTCGCAAATGCTGGAGTTGCTGGCACAGACCGACGTGAAGCAGGAGCTCGACAGCCTGCGCGACTGGTGGCAGCGCATCGACGGCTGGCGCAGCCGCAAATGCCTCGAATTTGATCGCACCAGC
This genomic stretch from Pantoea cypripedii harbors:
- the leuL gene encoding leu operon leader peptide, with the translated sequence MSRSFRLLGLLLNASPLRGRLVGGIDN
- the leuA gene encoding 2-isopropylmalate synthase gives rise to the protein MSQQVIIFDTTLRDGEQALQASLSVKEKLQIALALERMGVDVMEVGFPVSSPGDFESVQTIARTIKNSRVCGLARCVEKDIDAAYESLRVAEAFRIHTFIATSPMHIATKLRSTLPEVIERAVHMIKRARNYTNDVEFSCEDGGRTPIDDLCRMVEAAINAGATTINIPDTVGYTLPHEYANIISQLVNRVPNIDKAILSVHTHDDLGMATGNAIAAVMAGARQVEGTLNGLGERAGNCALEEVIMAIKTRQQIMNVHTNIKHQEIYRTSQTVSQICNMPIPANKAVVGSNAFAHSSGIHQDGVLKNRENYEILTPESIGLHKIQLNLTSRSGRAAVKHRMEEMGYKETDYNLDTLYDAFLKLADKKGQVFDYDLEALAFINKQNEEPEHFQLKEFNVQTGSSVTATASVQLGCGEETKADAATGNGPVDAVYQAINRITGFEAELVNYKLTAKGHGENALGQVDIVVNYNNRKFHGVGLATDIVESSAKAMVNALNNIWRAKQVEKELQRKFKEQKETV
- the ilvI gene encoding acetolactate synthase 3 large subunit — protein: MEMLSGAEMVVRSLIDQGVKQVFGYPGGAVLDIYDALQTVGGIDHVLVRHEQGAVHMADGLARATGEVGVVLVTSGPGATNAITGIATAYMDSIPMVVLSGQVPSSLIGYDAFQECDMVGISRPVVKHSFLVKSTEEIPTVIKKAFWLASSGRPGPVVIDLPKDILNPANKLPYVWPESVSMRSYNPTIQGHKGQIKRALQTLLAAHNPVMYVGGGAITSGCEAELLQLAETLNIPVTTSLMGLGAFPGTHRQCVGMLGMHGTYEANMVMHNADLIFGIGVRFDDRTTNNLAKYCPNATVMHIDVDPTSISKTVAADIPIVGDAKQTLSQMLELLAQTDVKQELDSLRDWWQRIDGWRSRKCLEFDRTSDKIKPQAVIETIWRLTKGEAYVTSDVGQHQMFAALYYQFDKPRRWINSGGLGTMGFGLPAALGVKMALPEETVICVTGDGSIQMNIQELSTALQYDLPVLVLNLNNRFLGMVKQWQDMIYSGRHSQSYMESLPDFVRLAEAYGHVGIAIQHPAELEEKLTQALETLAKGRLVFVDVTVDGSEHVYPMQIRGGGMDEMWLSKTERT